In Anomaloglossus baeobatrachus isolate aAnoBae1 chromosome 6, aAnoBae1.hap1, whole genome shotgun sequence, the genomic stretch TTATGAGATGAAGATCATTTCTGTTCAGTATGATTATAACTGTcactcattacatgtctcacactggtaacgccccctttCATTTAATATAAGATCTTGAGGAAGATTGTTGGGAAGATCTATGGGCTGGTCACAGATCTAAAAGTTCATTTACGTTTTAAGATTTTTCTGCAAATTGACATCAGATCTCAgaaatcaaggtatcattttaatcatttTTCTATGACTTGTATGTTTATATATGTCCACAGTTTAGGACAGTTGATCctacagacagattccctttaaacagttgctatctccaatctggggctgccctTTTTATTCAATAAAAGTGAGCACTCCGAGATTGTGGATTGTTCTAAATATCACCTAGTAATAAAACAGCACAGAAGGGTCAGTAATGTCCATCGAAAGGGCAAAATTCAGGTCTAAACTTCCGAGATATTGGATCCAAGCATGCAGAGAGGGACTCAGCTGTTACAAAACGATAACCGCTCTAATGATGTTACCATCCGCTAACAGCTTAGTGGAGTATTTGACAGTGCTCAGTTAGTGCAAAGAGTGAGATCTCCAAAATTTCCGCTTTTCAACTGTGAGAGTGGTAATGGAGGGTTGTATGATCCCTCTCTGCATGCTGGACTCCCACATCCCTGAGGTCTGAGCCCAAAATTTTGACAGAAAGTTGAGCCCTTTTGGAAGTCTCTTTTCTGCTGTTTTGTTATTAGATTATATTTTGAAAAATCACAACTCTGGTGCTAACAActggtttaataaataaaaaagggCACCACTAAATTGGTGATAGGTACTTTAAGTTTGGTTATTCCTACATAAATACATTTTGTTTGTACAATGCTAGGGGCAATCAGGATCATTATATAATGATTTCTTAGGTAAAGTGGTTACTATGTTGTCATAACCAAATTTTGTCTCTATTTTACCATTGTCCAATCTTTGCTTATCTGTCTGAGCATTAATCTTTGTAGCATCATCATTCCTCATACAATTTCCAAACAATGTTAAAAACACAGGGAGGAAAACCAGTCCATGTATCAAACCAAATGCAATAACCATAAATATGATCTTAAAAAATGTTCTGAAGATGTAACTCTGAGCTGCAGATAGGGCTACCACCCCGAGGATGGTGGACACTGCACCCTGTACTATAGGATAACCAAGAGAATGTAAGGCATCAATCACCTTGTCATTTACGTTGGCTTTCTGATTGGAGACGTAAGCGTATGCAATGTGAGCAGAAAAGTCTACAGAGAATCCAATGCAGATGACGAGGTTGATCATGGAAATGGTATCTAAGTTAACATCCCAGTACGTCATGAAACCCGTCACACCCACTATTATAGAGGCTATGGTGAATGTCACCCACAACGAGCACAGAGGATTTGGAATTAGCAGGAGTGAGATCACAAACATGGCGGCAGCCGCAACAGCGACATTTTGGATGGTGTTCTCTATGATTACGGCATATTGGTCAAAATATATAAATGCAGGATGATAGACAAGGACCGGAATCTCACAACTCTTTGCTGTATCTCGGACTTGATTCAACGTGTCCCTCTCATCCACTGCTGAAATCAAGTTTACAGTCTGGATGAAGAAACGAGATGCTGTTATAGCACCCGACTGAATGGCCACATCTTGCTTAAACTGTGGAACTACATGAAATAATGTTGATAAATGACTGGTAAAGTTGTTTTTATCACTGATGGTTAGGTTCATTTTTAAAGCAATGTCAATGTATACACTGATCCACGACTCGGAAAGAGACTCACTAACATAGGAATTACTTATAAATGAGTCCAGACACCTGTCAATCTTACTCTGGACATCTGAATTCCAGTATGGAACCTCCTCAGTCACCACTACCATAACTCTGGGACCATATTCTGAAAAATATAAGTCATCATCATCATAAAAGGAACGAACGTAAGAACCATCAGTAGCTAAATTTCGTAAGTCAATTCCTTCCTGAACCTGAAAACACCCGTATATACTGCTGGCCAAatatcctccatacagaaaaagaaCAAAGACCTTAGTCCAGATATTTGTGAGAAATGGACCATAATGCTTGCGAAAAAAACTGGTCATAGGATGGTCAGTCTCTTTACCACTGGTATGGCTGTATCCTCCTCCAACACAGCACATGTTATACGCAGACGAACGACTGTCATCTTTTTCTTTTGCTACCTTCTTACAAATGAACCAGTGCCTGTTACTCTCCTCTCTTCTGCCATTGAGCGTTAAGAAAGCCCCAAAGCAAGTGACATTGTACAGGAAACAGAACAAGATGGCGGTCCCAGTGTAGATACAAAATGATTGCACTGACTGGAAAGAGGTCAAAATACCAATGTAGAAAGCGAGAACATCGGTGAGTGTCGTGATTGTTATGGAGACAGCGGCTTCAGCGTATGTCTCAGCCATTCTTTCTTCAActttatcgtttactttagtttgtTGCCAGCTGGAAATCATAATGAACATGTCGTCTACTCCAACACCTAGCAGGAACAGTAGTGACATCCAAAGTGTAAATACTGTGTAAGAAGACTTTATATgagataattaaaaaacaaaacaaaacaccaaaCTGACTTATTTGCAATTGAAACAATAAaatcaataattttaaaaatttaatttttcttaAGTACACACATTTATAATTGGCTTAAAGATCCAAAATGAAAATCAAATGTGACATATGCTTACGATTAAAAGAATATTAGAAGAAACTGTCTTTTTCAAATCTAAAACATTTATTTTGGATTGTTCTTTGGTTATTTGTACAGCTTTGCCATGCCTGACTTGAATGCACACATATGAAGTATGGAAaggtatttaaaggggttgtccactacttgtttGCCCCTGTAAAAATacataagcctatactcacttccagTAGTGGTGcagttccagtgatgtctgaagtcGCAATTCcggggcccacatgacattgttatgacacaccatTTCGGACATTGGAGCAGCATGTGAGGGCtgcactgacttcctgctcaaatgtccgaaggcagggagaaaGAAGCTAGTGCTGATTGGTCATGTGGCCCGTGTGTCATAACAAAGTCACGAGAGCCCCGGGATTGTGACTTCAGACATTGTTGGAACTGTGCCAGCACCGGAGATGAGAATagtcttatttatttttacaggggcgaAAAGGGGGCATGAGTAGGGATTGTCCAA encodes the following:
- the LOC142244545 gene encoding patched domain-containing protein 3-like, with amino-acid sequence MMARCHTDCIQKPLSRAFSWLGKLVGRYPWWFLLIPFALSAGLGAGFYFLPQRQENDIEEQFTPIGGPAKSERQFVRTHFPTNDSGEFSPQRLYTEGLFVSLIAVSTSDNVINVKTFEELMKLDEMVQNFAMTDFNTNETLTFQHLCAEIRGKTCMTANPLLSEVQGNVSLIETINITYPMFQNQTFLGTYLGGVTLKSDNVVQKAKAIKLTYYLREDIESDKEKSLQWINQFIKFYAKNSLQLAEIKVSYFTAISRQQEFDGTTKTVIPLFSITYFVTIFFAIVSCIRFDCVRNKVWVAGFGVISSGLAVLTSFGLLLLCGVPFVTTVANAPFLILGVGVDDMFIMISSWQQTKVNDKVEERMAETYAEAAVSITITTLTDVLAFYIGILTSFQSVQSFCIYTGTAILFCFLYNVTCFGAFLTLNGRREESNRHWFICKKVAKEKDDSRSSAYNMCCVGGGYSHTSGKETDHPMTSFFRKHYGPFLTNIWTKVFVLFLYGGYLASSIYGCFQVQEGIDLRNLATDGSYVRSFYDDDDLYFSEYGPRVMVVVTEEVPYWNSDVQSKIDRCLDSFISNSYVSESLSESWISVYIDIALKMNLTISDKNNFTSHLSTLFHVVPQFKQDVAIQSGAITASRFFIQTVNLISAVDERDTLNQVRDTAKSCEIPVLVYHPAFIYFDQYAVIIENTIQNVAVAAAAMFVISLLLIPNPLCSLWVTFTIASIIVGVTGFMTYWDVNLDTISMINLVICIGFSVDFSAHIAYAYVSNQKANVNDKVIDALHSLGYPIVQGAVSTILGVVALSAAQSYIFRTFFKIIFMVIAFGLIHGLVFLPVFLTLFGNCMRNDDATKINAQTDKQRLDNGKIETKFGYDNIVTTLPKKSLYNDPDCP